The proteins below are encoded in one region of Scleropages formosus chromosome 19, fSclFor1.1, whole genome shotgun sequence:
- the LOC114909179 gene encoding beta-1,3-galactosyltransferase 1-like → MMNWLATSCQGASYAMKIDADIFLNVDYLVNKLLVPNSTRRNYITGSVIKDGHPRRDKNSKWYMPEDIFPEDSYPPYVSGAGYLFSADLGKKISMASRFVRPVPLEDIYVGLCLRVLGVQPVYAFSFTSMHNLFEIYHVKYQRCVYYQRVIVTGFQPDELLCIWHDFQKAKSTC, encoded by the coding sequence ATGATGAACTGGCTGGCCACCAGTTGCCAGGGAGCATCCTATGCCATGAAGATCGACGCAGACATCTTCCTGAATGTGGACTACCTGGTCAATAAGCTCCTGGTGCCCAACTCCACCAGACGGAATTATATTACCGGCTCGGTCATTAAAGATGGTCATCCAAGAAGGGACAAGAACAGCAAGTGGTACATGCCTGAGGACATCTTCCCGGAAGACTCGTATCCTCCATATGTTTCCGGGGCCGGGTACCTGTTTTCAGCCGACCTCGGCAAGAAGATTTCCATGGCATCTCGTTTTGTGAGACCCGTTCCCCTTGAGGACATCTACGTGGGTTTATGCCTGCGGGTTTTAGGTGTCCAGCCTGTGTACGCTTTCAGTTTCACCTCAATGCACAACTTGTTTGAAATCTATCATGTGAAGTACCAGAGGTGCGTTTATTACCAACGCGTCATTGTGACCGGCTTTCAGCCTGATGAGCTTCTCTGCATCTGGCACGACTTCCAGAAAGCCAAGTCCACATGTTAA